In Myxococcales bacterium, a single window of DNA contains:
- a CDS encoding sigma-54-dependent Fis family transcriptional regulator: protein MDDFAAEDREASGKRYGILIVDDEEAILESLEFTLGTEYRVFVATNGRDGLAIFDAEEIALVIADQNMPGMSGVEFLEKVIERDVRAIRMMLTGYADISSLARAINSGRIYRYITKPWEPDELRINVKRALESYALSSENSSLAGALAEANERLQAENRYLRDEVERRYSFEGIVADSPAMQRVFEIMRKVAETDATVLITGETGTGKELVARAIHYTGARHEQRFVAQNCAALPDTLLESELFGHRRGAFTGAHRDKKGLFEAADRGTIFLDEIGETEPGMQVRLLRVLQEGEIRPIGSSDTLQVDVRVLAATNSDLEALVREGRFREDLFYRLRVVEIKVPPLRERRSDIPALAQHFLEGANKRMQRQLSGFSNAAMELLTANAWRGNVRELENEIERVVVLAGEEEQVSVEMLSGHIRGGRSEVLASEVGDDGILDWNLNHAVDNMKRHMIMAAMRETGSKTRAAERLGIPRQSLQKMMKRLGLTDATVDG, encoded by the coding sequence ATGGATGATTTCGCCGCCGAGGATCGCGAGGCATCTGGCAAGCGCTACGGGATATTGATCGTCGACGACGAGGAGGCAATTCTCGAATCCCTCGAGTTTACGCTCGGTACCGAGTATCGCGTTTTTGTCGCGACCAACGGACGCGATGGTCTTGCGATATTCGACGCCGAAGAGATTGCCCTGGTGATCGCGGACCAGAACATGCCCGGGATGAGCGGCGTCGAGTTTCTCGAAAAGGTGATCGAGCGCGACGTGCGGGCCATCCGCATGATGCTCACCGGCTACGCCGATATTTCATCCCTGGCCCGAGCGATCAACAGCGGTCGCATCTATCGCTACATCACCAAGCCGTGGGAACCCGACGAGCTGCGGATCAACGTAAAGCGCGCGCTGGAATCCTACGCGCTCAGCAGTGAAAACAGCTCACTCGCCGGGGCGCTCGCCGAGGCCAACGAGCGACTGCAGGCCGAGAACCGCTATCTGCGAGACGAGGTCGAGCGCCGCTACTCGTTCGAGGGGATCGTCGCCGACAGCCCAGCGATGCAGCGGGTTTTCGAAATCATGAGGAAAGTCGCGGAAACCGATGCCACGGTGCTGATCACCGGCGAAACCGGCACCGGCAAGGAACTCGTCGCCCGGGCCATCCACTACACGGGGGCTCGACACGAGCAACGCTTTGTCGCCCAAAATTGCGCGGCACTGCCCGACACCCTGCTCGAGAGCGAACTCTTCGGTCACCGCAGAGGCGCGTTCACCGGGGCCCATCGGGACAAAAAGGGTCTCTTTGAAGCGGCCGACCGTGGGACGATCTTTCTGGACGAGATTGGTGAGACCGAGCCGGGCATGCAGGTGCGTCTGTTGCGCGTGCTGCAGGAGGGTGAGATCCGGCCGATTGGTTCGTCCGACACGCTCCAAGTCGACGTGCGCGTGTTGGCCGCCACCAACAGTGATTTGGAGGCCCTGGTCCGGGAGGGCCGCTTCCGCGAAGACCTTTTCTATCGCCTGAGAGTGGTCGAGATCAAGGTCCCGCCCCTGCGCGAACGGCGCAGTGACATTCCCGCCCTGGCTCAGCATTTCCTCGAAGGGGCGAACAAACGCATGCAGCGCCAGCTTTCGGGCTTTAGCAACGCTGCGATGGAGCTTCTCACCGCCAACGCCTGGCGGGGCAATGTGCGCGAACTGGAAAACGAAATCGAGCGCGTCGTGGTCTTGGCCGGGGAGGAGGAACAGGTCTCGGTCGAGATGCTCTCGGGGCACATCCGCGGTGGTCGCTCCGAGGTCTTGGCGAGCGAAGTTGGCGACGACGGAATCCTGGACTGGAATCTCAATCACGCGGTGGACAACATGAAGCGCCACATGATCATGGCCGCGATGCGCGAGACCGGGAGCAAGACCCGGGCTGCCGAGCGCCTGGGCATCCCCCGTCAATCATTGCAGAAGATGATGAAACGTCTGGGTCTGACCGACGCGACCGTCGACGGTTGA
- a CDS encoding methylated-DNA--[protein]-cysteine S-methyltransferase, with the protein MSFDRSSRLANFLFPNSISVCIVSYVPEIIQTADFETKIGTIRIASSERGLVYLGFPLNNGRGYGGWRQRFAPGCKTVNNESVNQPIYEQVVEFIAHERTDFEFPIDLRATAFHEKIFKIVSEIRYGETLSYKEVAQIAGDEKLVRAVGAALGANPISLVIPCHRVVGSGGKLQGYSGGIQMKARLLAAEQTGPANGRLF; encoded by the coding sequence GTGAGTTTCGATCGATCTTCGCGCCTTGCGAACTTTCTCTTCCCCAACTCGATCTCGGTGTGTATTGTGAGCTACGTGCCGGAGATCATCCAGACCGCGGACTTCGAAACCAAGATAGGAACGATCCGCATCGCGTCTTCCGAGCGCGGACTGGTGTACCTGGGCTTCCCGCTGAACAACGGTCGCGGTTACGGGGGATGGCGACAGCGCTTCGCGCCCGGGTGCAAAACCGTAAACAACGAGAGCGTGAATCAGCCGATTTACGAGCAGGTGGTCGAGTTCATCGCGCATGAGCGGACGGATTTCGAGTTTCCCATCGACCTGCGGGCCACAGCGTTTCACGAGAAGATCTTCAAGATCGTCTCAGAGATCCGATACGGCGAGACGCTTTCCTACAAAGAAGTCGCCCAGATTGCCGGGGATGAAAAGTTGGTCCGCGCAGTGGGTGCAGCGCTCGGCGCAAACCCCATTTCCCTGGTCATCCCGTGCCATCGCGTCGTGGGCAGTGGTGGAAAATTGCAGGGCTATTCCGGGGGCATTCAGATGAAAGCCAGGCTCCTCGCCGCCGAGCAGACGGGGCCGGCAAACGGGCGCTTGTTCTAA
- a CDS encoding DUF2442 domain-containing protein → MSKPPVDRGPRATNVRIDGDTLTVELADGDALEVPLDWFPGLVEASAKVLKNFEITDEGRRIEWKELGEEISLPGLLRGIAALGSAD, encoded by the coding sequence CCACCGGTCGATCGAGGTCCTCGCGCGACAAATGTCAGAATCGACGGCGACACGCTCACGGTTGAACTGGCCGACGGAGATGCACTCGAGGTGCCCCTGGACTGGTTCCCCGGGCTCGTCGAAGCCTCGGCTAAAGTGCTGAAAAACTTCGAGATTACCGACGAAGGGCGACGTATCGAGTGGAAGGAACTCGGCGAGGAGATCAGCCTTCCGGGCCTCCTGCGGGGGATTGCCGCACTCGGCAGCGCGGACTGA